From one Vibrio palustris genomic stretch:
- the dmeF gene encoding CDF family Co(II)/Ni(II) efflux transporter DmeF, whose protein sequence is MKIPDCKKLETFSYFDAENEKKTRYVLALTFVTMVLEIGAGSIYGSMALLADGWHMGIHAAAFCITLFTYRYARKHKNSGEYSYGTGKVGVLGGYTSALILGIVALGMALESVDRFVNPVAIEFNEAITVAVIGLIVNALSMVLLQDHSHHHHGHEHHEHHEHDEHNNHQPHQHGHHDHNLKAAYIHVLTDALTSVLAIGALIMGKYVGWIWLDPMMGVIGSIVISKWAWGLMKQTAPVLLDKAIDPQYEMKLVAKLEAEEVTIQDMHIWKVSADHFCATLTLHDAQARTPAYFKQCLQEFDTIEHLVIEVNPN, encoded by the coding sequence ATGAAGATACCTGACTGTAAAAAATTAGAGACGTTTTCATATTTTGACGCCGAGAACGAAAAAAAGACGCGGTATGTATTGGCGTTGACCTTTGTCACTATGGTGCTAGAGATTGGCGCGGGGAGCATTTATGGTTCCATGGCATTACTCGCCGATGGTTGGCATATGGGGATTCATGCCGCCGCTTTTTGTATTACCTTATTTACTTACCGTTATGCGCGTAAGCACAAAAACAGTGGCGAGTATTCTTACGGTACGGGAAAAGTTGGCGTTTTGGGTGGTTACACCAGTGCCCTCATTTTAGGTATTGTGGCATTGGGGATGGCCTTAGAATCTGTCGATCGTTTTGTAAATCCGGTCGCGATTGAGTTCAATGAAGCCATTACAGTGGCGGTCATCGGCTTGATAGTCAATGCTCTGAGTATGGTATTGCTGCAAGACCATAGTCACCATCACCATGGTCATGAACATCATGAACATCATGAACACGATGAGCATAACAATCATCAACCTCATCAACATGGTCATCACGATCATAATTTAAAAGCGGCGTATATCCACGTGCTTACCGATGCACTCACGTCCGTATTAGCGATTGGCGCATTAATCATGGGTAAATACGTAGGGTGGATTTGGCTTGACCCTATGATGGGAGTGATCGGGAGTATTGTGATTAGTAAATGGGCGTGGGGATTAATGAAGCAAACCGCACCTGTACTCCTCGATAAAGCGATTGACCCTCAATACGAAATGAAATTAGTCGCCAAGTTAGAAGCCGAAGAGGTCACAATTCAAGACATGCATATCTGGAAAGTGAGTGCGGATCATTTCTGTGCGACCCTAACTTTACACGATGCGCAAGCTCGCACGCCAGCGTACTTTAAGCAATGTTTACAAGAGTTTGATACAATCGAACACCTTGTGATAGAAGTGAATCCTAATTAG
- a CDS encoding protein-tyrosine phosphatase family protein: MQQVFFIEQSVAGRCGPDNCMWDLNELYNNNVVAILSVNDGEMVHVSLLDSLGITYKNVPLSSNAPPLDGDLDLCLNTLPQIVDFIENHERNGVVVIHCKSGKDRTGLALAAYLMSKKKLSPKEAIHVIKQARSIAFTAPGWDEFALKVLIALKNT; the protein is encoded by the coding sequence TTGCAGCAGGTATTTTTTATCGAACAATCAGTGGCTGGTAGGTGTGGTCCCGACAATTGTATGTGGGATCTCAATGAACTATACAATAACAACGTAGTTGCCATTCTATCTGTGAATGACGGTGAAATGGTGCATGTTTCTCTTCTCGACTCATTGGGTATTACCTATAAAAACGTTCCGCTTTCGAGTAATGCCCCACCTCTTGATGGTGATCTAGATCTTTGCTTAAACACTCTCCCACAAATAGTCGATTTCATTGAGAACCACGAGCGCAATGGTGTGGTTGTTATTCACTGCAAATCAGGTAAAGATCGCACTGGTCTAGCTTTGGCTGCATATTTAATGAGCAAAAAAAAACTGTCCCCTAAAGAAGCTATTCACGTGATTAAACAGGCAAGGAGTATTGCTTTTACTGCGCCAGGTTGGGACGAATTTGCGCTCAAGGTACTGATCGCGTTGAAAAACACCTAA
- a CDS encoding nuclear transport factor 2 family protein yields the protein MENNKEVQILEAEELLCKAMLESDTISLDKLLSSNLIFTNHLGQILGKKDDLEAHKSGLLRISHISVEDQQIKLQQDTAVIFAKVTINGNYDGNPANGTFRFTRVWQNTEGNHWEVIAAHSSLMTV from the coding sequence GTGGAAAATAACAAGGAAGTTCAAATTCTGGAAGCTGAAGAATTATTGTGTAAAGCAATGCTTGAGTCTGACACTATTAGCTTAGACAAGCTATTGTCATCCAATTTGATTTTTACGAATCATTTAGGTCAAATCCTTGGCAAAAAGGATGATTTAGAAGCACATAAATCAGGTTTGTTGCGTATCTCTCATATTTCAGTTGAAGACCAGCAGATAAAATTGCAACAGGATACAGCGGTTATATTTGCCAAAGTAACAATCAATGGTAACTATGATGGTAATCCAGCGAATGGAACATTTAGGTTCACCCGAGTTTGGCAAAATACAGAAGGTAATCACTGGGAAGTAATAGCTGCCCATTCGAGTTTAATGACTGTTTAA
- a CDS encoding glutathione S-transferase, with the protein MKLFIANQNYSTWSLRAWYLTQRFNLNVNIHKLPLFSTEFYTTLNPFAANNKVPLLVDHDQPIWGSLAIMEYLNDAYLDNQAWPANRLERAKARAISGEMQSEFTALRSEMPMNCRAKRHLVLSDAAQRDIARIDALWSEQMAQYPQQWLFGEWSIADAMFAPVALRFMTYGIELSPAAAQYQQRLINDKMMQRWLQEALQETEIVDEDEAGIDIA; encoded by the coding sequence ATGAAGCTTTTTATTGCCAACCAAAATTATTCAACTTGGTCGCTGCGCGCTTGGTATCTCACGCAGCGCTTTAACTTAAACGTTAATATCCACAAATTGCCGTTATTCTCTACCGAGTTTTACACCACGTTAAACCCGTTTGCGGCCAATAATAAAGTCCCGCTGTTAGTTGACCATGACCAGCCTATTTGGGGCTCACTCGCCATTATGGAATATCTCAATGACGCGTATTTAGATAACCAAGCTTGGCCTGCGAATCGCCTCGAACGGGCAAAAGCGCGAGCCATAAGCGGTGAAATGCAATCTGAGTTCACCGCATTACGCAGTGAAATGCCCATGAATTGCCGCGCGAAACGTCACTTAGTTCTTAGCGATGCTGCGCAACGAGATATTGCCCGTATCGATGCCTTGTGGAGCGAGCAGATGGCGCAATATCCACAGCAATGGTTATTTGGTGAGTGGTCGATTGCTGACGCCATGTTTGCGCCAGTGGCGCTGCGCTTTATGACCTATGGCATTGAATTATCCCCCGCTGCCGCGCAATACCAACAGCGCTTAATAAACGATAAGATGATGCAGCGTTGGCTTCAGGAGGCGCTACAAGAAACAGAAATTGTCGACGAAGATGAAGCGGGGATTGATATCGCTTAG
- a CDS encoding class I SAM-dependent methyltransferase, which yields MSSQQWNAKQYQQDANFVSDFGRSVSDLLNPQANEAILDLGCGTGELAEQIAQSGAQVYGVDASASMVQAMQQRGLQAEVMSGDALTFPASFDAVFSNAALHWMTDYQAVLRGVNKALKPNGRFVAEFGGAGNIQALTTAMKEVVAANPEMGDFRNPWYFPTAEEYQKQLEAHGFKVHSIELFARPTPLKSGVEAWLKIFANHIISGMPPALEETFLRETAQRVEPQLYSAEQGWVADYVRLRFHAEKVAALT from the coding sequence ATGTCATCACAACAATGGAATGCCAAGCAATACCAACAAGACGCGAATTTTGTCTCAGACTTTGGTCGCTCAGTCAGTGATTTGCTGAATCCACAAGCCAATGAGGCCATTTTAGATTTAGGCTGTGGTACTGGTGAGCTTGCTGAACAAATCGCCCAATCTGGCGCTCAAGTATATGGTGTGGATGCCAGCGCCAGTATGGTGCAAGCCATGCAGCAACGGGGGCTTCAAGCAGAAGTCATGAGTGGTGATGCCCTCACCTTTCCCGCGTCTTTTGATGCCGTGTTTAGTAATGCAGCGCTGCATTGGATGACGGATTATCAGGCAGTATTACGCGGCGTAAATAAGGCGTTAAAACCCAATGGCCGATTTGTCGCAGAATTTGGCGGCGCAGGGAATATTCAGGCGTTAACTACCGCCATGAAAGAGGTGGTTGCTGCCAATCCAGAGATGGGCGACTTTCGTAACCCTTGGTACTTCCCAACCGCTGAAGAGTACCAAAAACAGCTTGAAGCGCATGGGTTTAAAGTCCATTCCATTGAACTGTTTGCGCGCCCTACGCCGTTAAAATCAGGCGTAGAAGCATGGCTGAAAATCTTCGCTAACCACATTATTTCGGGGATGCCTCCTGCTTTAGAAGAGACCTTCTTACGAGAAACCGCGCAGCGTGTTGAACCGCAGCTCTATTCGGCAGAGCAAGGCTGGGTTGCCGATTATGTCCGTTTACGTTTTCATGCTGAAAAAGTTGCAGCGCTTACATAA
- a CDS encoding DUF4041 domain-containing protein, which translates to MESSTIFALTIFFLPLILLITSLVIGKKRRKKFELKLAESNQHIKQLHTRIAEIEKERDALITKYTPITDIEKHAAELLDEVEEDAASKREISLKLVANAEAEAEKIRQDAKVLLSEATQRVKDSKEKSETIKNDARKEATKVINFAESQAKEIADDAYEAKAKADSYEKAIRAMRNTIDGYKDDYIIPNHSVLDDLADEFGHKEAGEELKAARKRVRDMVKENHAGSCDYAEINRKTYAIHFAVDAFNGKVDSALSKVKHDNFGKIKQEIIDAFALVNHNGAPFRNARINQEYLDARLTELKWAVATFELKKIEREEQAEIKAQIREEERAIREMEKARKEAEKEERLIQKALEKARSELAHATEEQKAQYEAKLAELETKLHEAEEKGQRALSMAQQTRRGHVYVISNVGSFGEEVFKIGMTRRLEPMDRVKELGDASVPFAFDVHAMIYSDDAPALEKELHHKFNLKSVNKINPRKEFFRTTIAEVKQAVEQHGVSDAHWTLKAEAAEYRESLAIEKEQQQSAVA; encoded by the coding sequence ATGGAATCAAGTACTATCTTCGCTCTTACAATCTTCTTTTTACCTTTAATTTTACTTATAACTTCTTTGGTAATAGGAAAAAAAAGACGAAAAAAGTTCGAATTAAAGCTGGCTGAATCTAATCAGCATATTAAACAGCTCCATACTCGAATTGCAGAGATAGAAAAAGAGCGAGATGCTTTAATTACCAAATACACTCCAATAACAGATATTGAAAAGCATGCTGCTGAGTTACTTGATGAAGTAGAAGAAGATGCAGCATCTAAACGCGAAATTTCTTTAAAATTAGTTGCTAATGCAGAAGCGGAGGCCGAAAAAATTCGTCAAGATGCTAAAGTTCTACTTTCAGAAGCAACACAGCGAGTAAAAGACTCAAAAGAAAAATCTGAGACAATCAAGAACGATGCACGTAAAGAAGCAACTAAAGTTATTAATTTTGCGGAATCCCAAGCCAAAGAAATTGCGGACGATGCATATGAAGCAAAAGCTAAAGCTGATTCTTATGAAAAAGCTATCCGAGCAATGCGTAACACTATTGATGGCTATAAAGATGATTACATTATTCCAAATCATTCGGTACTCGACGACTTAGCTGATGAGTTCGGTCATAAAGAAGCAGGTGAAGAATTAAAAGCGGCTAGAAAACGCGTTCGAGATATGGTTAAAGAAAACCATGCTGGCTCTTGTGATTATGCCGAAATCAACCGGAAAACATATGCAATTCACTTTGCTGTTGATGCATTTAACGGAAAAGTAGACAGCGCCCTATCAAAAGTTAAACACGACAACTTTGGGAAAATAAAACAAGAAATAATTGATGCATTCGCTCTGGTAAATCATAACGGTGCTCCATTTAGAAATGCCCGCATAAATCAAGAATATTTAGATGCCCGCTTAACTGAATTGAAATGGGCTGTTGCTACGTTTGAATTGAAGAAAATAGAACGAGAAGAGCAAGCTGAAATAAAAGCCCAAATACGTGAGGAAGAGCGAGCAATCCGTGAAATGGAAAAAGCACGTAAAGAGGCTGAAAAAGAAGAGCGTCTTATACAAAAAGCGCTTGAAAAAGCCCGCTCTGAGCTTGCTCATGCAACTGAAGAGCAAAAAGCACAATATGAAGCTAAATTGGCAGAACTCGAAACCAAATTACACGAAGCAGAAGAAAAAGGACAACGTGCACTTTCTATGGCACAACAAACTCGAAGAGGACATGTTTATGTAATTAGTAATGTTGGTAGTTTTGGCGAAGAGGTCTTCAAGATTGGTATGACTCGTAGGCTAGAACCTATGGATCGCGTAAAAGAGTTAGGTGATGCATCTGTTCCATTTGCTTTTGATGTTCATGCCATGATCTACAGCGATGATGCCCCTGCTCTGGAGAAAGAACTACACCATAAATTTAATCTCAAATCAGTTAATAAAATTAATCCTCGCAAAGAGTTCTTCAGAACAACAATTGCTGAAGTTAAACAAGCAGTTGAGCAGCATGGTGTTTCTGACGCTCACTGGACGTTAAAAGCAGAAGCCGCTGAATACCGTGAAAGCTTAGCTATTGAAAAAGAACAACAGCAATCAGCCGTTGCTTAA
- a CDS encoding putative quinol monooxygenase produces MLNYHDYIEPLLKKTYQEPQVLASNSNKRGVLYALLSNYHSWRRRRLPQPGSKHPQDMFIAVYEFTVVDGKQTDFRRAWQVVTEGIYQQCGSYGSRLHRTENPTVFIGYAQWPSQEAWAANRALKGAKYQRAREQMQAWLVSSSTRYCLTVCDDHLA; encoded by the coding sequence ATGCTAAATTATCATGACTATATTGAGCCACTACTAAAAAAAACTTATCAAGAGCCTCAGGTATTGGCATCAAATTCCAATAAGCGTGGCGTGCTGTATGCACTTCTCTCGAATTATCACAGTTGGCGTAGGCGTCGTCTGCCACAACCGGGCTCAAAGCATCCGCAAGATATGTTTATCGCGGTGTATGAATTTACGGTAGTTGACGGTAAGCAAACGGATTTTCGCCGTGCTTGGCAAGTCGTGACCGAAGGAATTTACCAGCAATGTGGCAGTTATGGTTCGCGTTTACATAGGACGGAAAACCCGACTGTATTTATCGGTTATGCGCAGTGGCCGAGCCAAGAGGCATGGGCCGCTAATCGAGCGCTCAAAGGGGCAAAATATCAACGCGCTCGTGAGCAAATGCAAGCTTGGTTAGTGTCATCCTCGACTCGTTATTGTCTGACAGTGTGCGATGATCATTTAGCTTGA
- a CDS encoding MarR family winged helix-turn-helix transcriptional regulator: MSSMAALSHVLTEFYDKMASWEASVVRESDYSLAQIHTLEALGNHGAMKMKELAHHLGITTGTLTVQVDKLVKLGLLTRQYSEHDRRSIVVDLTEPGREIHRHHNGLHLSLTEELTKGWSDEERQHLMALLHRVNREF; this comes from the coding sequence ATGTCATCGATGGCCGCATTAAGTCATGTATTAACCGAGTTCTACGATAAAATGGCCTCATGGGAAGCCTCAGTGGTCCGCGAATCTGACTATTCGTTAGCACAAATTCATACATTAGAAGCGCTGGGTAATCACGGCGCGATGAAAATGAAAGAGTTAGCGCATCATTTAGGTATCACCACTGGCACGTTGACCGTGCAAGTCGATAAGCTGGTAAAATTGGGGCTGTTGACTCGCCAATATAGTGAGCATGACCGCCGGTCTATTGTGGTCGACCTCACTGAGCCTGGACGGGAGATTCATCGCCATCATAACGGTTTGCATTTGTCATTGACGGAAGAGTTGACCAAAGGATGGAGTGATGAAGAGCGTCAGCATTTAATGGCGTTGCTGCATCGCGTCAATCGGGAGTTTTAA
- a CDS encoding DJ-1/PfpI family protein encodes MKIYFAIFDKVEELDLVGSWELIGLLAEMKLCEPPKLISLNSMNPSGEHGMRFNADIHFTENIFPDVLIVPGGSGARLAMEDSDVIQYLQETSSQSHSILSICTGMYLMQRAGLFTNKKATTHWAFLDELKQDTSVEVIEERYIKDGNIWSSAGVSAGMDMTLAFVADYFDEAVASEIQLNAEYFPSPKIYGDAAVSNSKVSKYIKKAVE; translated from the coding sequence TTGAAAATATATTTTGCTATTTTTGACAAAGTTGAAGAATTAGATTTAGTTGGCTCATGGGAACTTATTGGGCTTTTAGCTGAAATGAAACTTTGTGAACCTCCTAAACTTATTTCGTTAAATTCTATGAACCCTTCGGGTGAGCATGGAATGAGGTTTAATGCTGATATACATTTTACTGAAAATATTTTTCCTGATGTTTTAATTGTTCCTGGGGGGAGTGGCGCGAGGTTGGCGATGGAAGATTCTGATGTAATTCAATATTTACAAGAGACTAGTAGTCAATCTCACAGTATTTTATCTATTTGCACTGGCATGTACTTAATGCAAAGAGCTGGACTCTTTACTAACAAAAAAGCGACAACACATTGGGCGTTTCTTGATGAACTAAAACAAGATACCTCCGTTGAGGTTATCGAGGAGCGTTATATTAAAGACGGTAATATCTGGTCATCTGCAGGTGTTTCTGCAGGTATGGATATGACTTTAGCATTTGTTGCTGATTATTTTGATGAGGCTGTAGCGTCGGAAATACAATTGAATGCTGAGTATTTTCCATCACCTAAAATTTATGGTGATGCAGCGGTTTCTAACTCTAAAGTATCAAAATATATAAAGAAGGCTGTAGAGTAA
- a CDS encoding cupin domain-containing protein, whose translation MEIIRSKEFKSERAWGAKDIANMNGITTRLHWTDQPYKWHVNDGEEVFVVLDGVVEMLFKENGIEQSSVLRTGDIFYASIGTEHVAHPRGEARILVVESEGSV comes from the coding sequence GTGGAAATAATTAGAAGTAAAGAATTCAAATCTGAACGCGCTTGGGGTGCAAAAGACATCGCAAATATGAACGGTATTACGACGCGCTTGCATTGGACGGATCAACCTTATAAGTGGCATGTAAATGACGGCGAAGAAGTATTTGTTGTTTTAGATGGCGTTGTTGAAATGTTGTTTAAAGAAAATGGAATTGAGCAATCATCTGTTTTAAGAACAGGTGATATATTTTATGCGTCTATTGGAACTGAGCATGTTGCGCATCCGCGTGGTGAAGCTCGAATATTAGTCGTAGAATCGGAAGGAAGCGTATAA
- a CDS encoding BCCT family transporter produces the protein MFKTIRPLVFFPTFLILISALVFSLVDLKLFLHAMSVANSFVLTHFSWLFSLGSFYLLGLVCVTYGSKLGKVKIGGEQATPRVNKVRWFMIVLCTTLAVGVLFWTTAEPLYHLHTPPESLHIQPNSPDAVLFSFAAMFLHWGPTPYAIYAIPALIFALAFYNLKMPYSISSSLKPVFGRWVTGKKGDVIDALALYSLVVGMASSLGTGALTLVGGISQFIPMERTPLTLGLVILAIVAVFVFSATRGLIKGIARLSMVNFWLLLVLLVFVLVVGPTQYILGIGVEGLGAYLENFLRLSLFTGQAAADPWPQSWSVFYWAVWFAWAPITAMFLGKIARGYTVREFILMNVVYPSAFILFWISVFAGTAIYMDQTTQGGLYAILNASGIEQLLYHIFGELPFGLLTSFILVFIAFVSYVTAADSSTDAIGDLCMKDFNADSLESNGVGIKVLWGCIIGLVAWVMVSTVGIQGVKSLSNLGGLPATLIILCCTATLVKWIKQPSLLVMKPLTGEEKS, from the coding sequence ATGTTTAAAACGATTCGACCGCTAGTTTTTTTCCCGACTTTTCTGATTTTGATTAGCGCTTTAGTGTTTAGTTTGGTTGATCTAAAACTGTTTTTACATGCGATGAGCGTTGCTAATAGCTTTGTTCTTACGCACTTTTCTTGGTTGTTTAGTCTCGGCAGTTTTTATTTGCTAGGTCTTGTATGTGTGACCTATGGCTCGAAACTCGGCAAGGTTAAGATTGGCGGAGAGCAGGCTACCCCGCGGGTTAATAAAGTTCGCTGGTTTATGATTGTGTTGTGTACGACCTTGGCTGTCGGGGTATTATTTTGGACTACAGCGGAGCCTCTCTATCATTTACATACCCCACCAGAGAGCTTACACATCCAGCCAAATAGTCCAGATGCCGTACTGTTTTCTTTTGCGGCGATGTTTTTGCACTGGGGCCCGACACCTTATGCCATCTATGCGATACCAGCACTGATTTTTGCCCTGGCTTTTTATAACTTAAAAATGCCTTATTCGATCAGTAGTTCGTTAAAGCCGGTATTTGGTCGTTGGGTTACGGGTAAAAAGGGCGATGTTATTGATGCTCTGGCGTTATATTCACTCGTTGTCGGCATGGCGTCCTCATTAGGGACTGGCGCGCTGACTTTGGTTGGGGGAATTAGTCAATTTATTCCTATGGAGAGAACACCGTTGACGCTTGGACTGGTGATTTTGGCCATTGTGGCGGTGTTTGTATTCTCTGCCACACGCGGATTAATTAAAGGGATTGCGCGTCTATCGATGGTCAACTTTTGGTTGCTGCTTGTATTGCTAGTGTTTGTCTTAGTCGTAGGGCCGACCCAATATATTCTTGGCATTGGTGTTGAAGGATTGGGTGCGTATTTAGAGAATTTCTTGCGGTTAAGTTTGTTTACGGGGCAAGCGGCGGCGGATCCTTGGCCGCAGTCATGGAGCGTATTCTATTGGGCTGTTTGGTTTGCATGGGCGCCGATTACAGCCATGTTCTTAGGTAAAATAGCGCGCGGCTATACCGTAAGAGAGTTTATCTTAATGAATGTGGTTTATCCGAGTGCTTTCATTCTATTTTGGATCTCAGTTTTTGCTGGAACTGCAATCTATATGGACCAAACGACTCAAGGTGGGTTGTACGCGATTCTGAATGCGAGTGGTATTGAGCAATTGCTGTATCATATTTTTGGTGAGTTACCTTTCGGGTTGTTAACCTCTTTTATTTTAGTATTTATTGCTTTTGTTTCTTATGTAACGGCTGCTGACTCGAGTACGGATGCGATTGGTGATCTATGTATGAAAGATTTTAATGCTGATTCTCTAGAGAGTAATGGAGTGGGAATTAAAGTGCTGTGGGGTTGTATTATCGGTTTAGTGGCCTGGGTTATGGTCAGTACCGTGGGAATACAAGGTGTGAAATCACTCTCTAACTTAGGTGGTTTACCCGCAACCCTCATCATTTTATGTTGTACGGCAACATTGGTGAAATGGATCAAACAGCCAAGTTTACTAGTGATGAAGCCGCTGACAGGAGAAGAGAAATCGTGA
- the soxR gene encoding redox-sensitive transcriptional activator SoxR translates to MDMSVGEVAKRAGVSVATLHFYEEKGLILSTRNAGNQRRYQRTILRRIAVIKAAQQVGLTLQEIVEALEILPKNQAPTTEQWQALSQSWHALLEERIISLKMMQNQLGSCINCGCLSLDHCALYNPNDSKGVHKNGARLIHHQTTNESEQ, encoded by the coding sequence ATGGACATGAGCGTAGGAGAAGTCGCGAAACGCGCCGGTGTCAGTGTCGCGACACTGCACTTTTATGAAGAAAAAGGATTAATTCTCAGCACCCGCAACGCGGGCAACCAGCGGCGCTATCAGCGCACGATATTACGCAGAATCGCGGTGATCAAAGCCGCTCAGCAAGTCGGATTAACCTTACAAGAGATCGTCGAGGCGTTAGAGATATTGCCAAAAAACCAAGCCCCGACCACTGAGCAGTGGCAGGCGCTAAGTCAATCTTGGCATGCGTTACTTGAAGAGCGGATTATCAGTTTAAAAATGATGCAGAACCAACTGGGCAGTTGTATTAACTGCGGTTGCTTATCACTGGATCACTGTGCCCTCTACAACCCAAACGATAGTAAGGGAGTGCATAAAAACGGGGCACGTCTTATTCATCATCAAACCACCAATGAAAGCGAACAGTGA
- a CDS encoding GNAT family N-acetyltransferase: MDVVAAHLSLAPMIAEFAQECADVGITKYHGVADDPSGYVQRLVERSQWTESLADGRLPSTTYFAVRDDRIVGAIRVRRGSTPNVDNVIGHIGYETRPSARGQGIATQLLQWVRQHAIAEPVMVSCQVGNPASQRVIENSGGVYIGNYIDEYEGEVKRFTLTPVV; encoded by the coding sequence ATGGATGTAGTCGCGGCGCACTTGAGTTTAGCGCCAATGATCGCTGAATTTGCGCAAGAATGTGCTGATGTGGGGATCACGAAATATCACGGCGTTGCCGATGATCCAAGTGGGTATGTGCAGCGTTTGGTCGAGCGTTCACAATGGACTGAGTCATTAGCGGATGGCCGATTACCCAGTACGACCTATTTTGCCGTGCGCGATGACCGTATCGTCGGTGCCATTCGTGTTCGGCGGGGGAGTACGCCGAATGTCGATAATGTGATTGGGCATATTGGTTATGAAACACGCCCTAGCGCGCGCGGGCAAGGTATTGCGACACAGTTATTGCAGTGGGTGCGACAACATGCGATCGCCGAGCCAGTGATGGTGAGTTGTCAGGTTGGTAATCCTGCCTCTCAGCGTGTGATTGAAAATAGTGGTGGCGTGTATATCGGCAACTATATTGACGAGTATGAAGGGGAAGTGAAACGTTTTACACTGACCCCAGTTGTTTGA
- a CDS encoding aspartoacylase: protein MEPIDSVLLVSGTHGNELSGIYLHHLIQQDLYHANRSSFTVEPILANPLAIEKGVRYVDQDLNRQFSPQAITQATPCNEVTIAQQLRATYANQPQQMVIDLHNTTSNMGATLILLSSSPYYKKMGAYVKQHMPDAYILFEDQITWHEQAYLCSLGDAGVMIEVGAQAHGALQFETLELMKTMLTAVLDYIDLANQNALPALNQDYDGYFYLGHMTLPVDESGVRTAMVHPNLNGRDFEVLRPGEPMFITLEGDNILWDKNYDVYPHFINEAAYCLSHVAMELAEKRVVSLK, encoded by the coding sequence ATGGAACCGATCGATAGCGTACTACTCGTCTCAGGGACTCACGGCAATGAGCTTTCGGGTATCTATCTTCATCATTTAATTCAACAAGATTTGTATCATGCTAATCGCTCGTCATTTACGGTTGAACCAATCCTGGCAAACCCGTTAGCAATAGAAAAAGGCGTACGTTATGTGGATCAAGATTTGAATCGTCAGTTCAGTCCACAAGCCATAACACAAGCAACACCATGTAACGAAGTAACCATTGCACAGCAACTGCGAGCAACCTACGCCAACCAACCACAACAAATGGTGATTGATTTACATAACACCACCAGCAATATGGGCGCGACGCTTATCTTACTCTCAAGCTCGCCATACTATAAAAAAATGGGCGCCTACGTAAAACAACATATGCCGGATGCTTATATTCTGTTTGAAGACCAGATTACTTGGCACGAACAAGCGTATTTATGCAGCCTTGGTGACGCGGGCGTTATGATTGAAGTCGGCGCACAAGCCCACGGCGCGCTCCAATTCGAGACGCTAGAACTGATGAAAACCATGCTCACCGCCGTATTGGACTACATCGATCTTGCCAACCAAAATGCCCTGCCAGCCTTAAACCAAGACTACGACGGCTACTTCTATCTTGGCCACATGACGCTCCCCGTTGATGAATCAGGTGTTCGCACCGCGATGGTACACCCCAACCTGAATGGCCGGGATTTTGAAGTATTACGCCCCGGCGAGCCCATGTTTATAACTCTAGAAGGTGATAACATCCTGTGGGACAAAAATTATGACGTTTACCCTCACTTCATCAATGAAGCGGCCTATTGTCTCAGCCATGTCGCGATGGAGCTGGCCGAAAAACGCGTTGTTTCACTGAAATAG